One Dioscorea cayenensis subsp. rotundata cultivar TDr96_F1 chromosome 17, TDr96_F1_v2_PseudoChromosome.rev07_lg8_w22 25.fasta, whole genome shotgun sequence DNA window includes the following coding sequences:
- the LOC120280293 gene encoding tubby-like F-box protein 5, translated as MSFKSIVRELKEMRDGLGSMSRRSNSTMDSRAGPSRSGARLHWQPLLQHRHQGRWASLPPELLLDVIQRVEASEVSWPARRNVVACASVCRSWREIVKEIVLTPEQCGRITFPISLKQPGPRDSPIQCFIRRERATSTYRLYLGLSPALQEENDKLLLAARRVRRATCTEFVISLSPDDFSRASSTYIGKLRSNFLGTKFTIYDSQPPPDTPVVSSSRSSRRIHSKQVSPRVPAGNYNVATITYELNVLRTRGPRRMQCIMHSIPFSVIQEGGTAPTPTAFINSIDEHFSSLSVSKGKDSIIEFSSTSLTETPTPVRISGEPLILKNKSPRWHEQLQCWCLNFRGRVTVASVKNFQLVAAVDPSHDISPVEQEKVILQFGKIGKDIFTMDYRYPLSAFQAFAICLSSFDTKPACE; from the exons ATGTCGTTCAAGAGCATAGTTCGGGAGCTGAAGGAGATGCGAGATGGGCTGGGGAGCATGTCACGGAGGAGCAACAGCACGATGGACAGCCGAGCAGGGCCAAGCCGAAGCGGAGCTCGGCTTCATTGGCAGCCCCTTTTGCAGCACCGGCATCAAGGTCGGTGGGCCAGCCTTCCGCCGGAGCTGCTGCTTGACGTGATCCAGCGCGTGGAGGCCAGCGAGGTGTCCTGGCCTGCTCGCAGGAACGTCGTTGCTTGCGCTTCAGTTTGCCGTTCCTGGCGCGAGATCGTCAAGGAGATAGTTCTCACGCCGGAGCAGTGCGGCCGCATCACATTCCCCATTTCTCTCAAGCAG CCTGGGCCAAGGGATTCTCCGATCCAGTGCTTCATCAGACGGGAGAGGGCCACGTCTACATATCGCTTGTATTTGGGACTCAGCCCCG CACTGCAAGAGGAGAATGACAAACTCTTGCTCGCCGCTCGCAGAGTTAGGCGTGCAACTTGCACAGAGTTTGTGATTTCATTATCTCCGGATGATTTCTCCCGAGCTAGCAGCACTTATATTGGAAAACTGAG gTCAAATTTCCTTGGCACCAAGTTCACTATTTATGACAGTCAGCCTCCGCCTGATACACCTGTTGTGTCAAGCAGTCGGTCAAGCCGGAGGATCCATTCAAAGCAGGTATCCCCAAGGGTGCCTGCAGGTAACTACAATGTGGCCACCATAACTTATGAACTCAATGTCCTCCGAACCAGAGGGCCAAGGAGAATGCAATGCATCATGCATTCCATTCCATTCTCTGTAATTCAGGAAGGAGGAACCGCTCCAACACCTACTGCCTTCATTAACTCCATAGATGAACATTTCTCTTCTTTGTCAGTGTCGAAAGGCAAGGATTCAATTATAGAATTTTCCTCTACAAGTCTCACTGAGACACCAACGCCTGTTCGAATCTCAGGTGAGCCTCTGATCCTGAAGAACAAGTCACCCAGATGGCATGAACAGCTACAATGTTGGTGTCTTAACTTTAGAGGCCGGGTCACAGTAGCCTCTGTCAAGAATTTCCAGCTTGTGGCAGCTGTTGATCCTTCCCATGATATATCTCCAGTGGAGCAAGAAAAGGTCATACTTCAATTTGGAAAAATCGGGAAAGACATCTTCACCATGGACTACCGGTATCCACTATCAGCATTTCAGGCATTTGCTATATGCTTGAGTAGTTTCGATACCAAGCCAGCATgtgaatga
- the LOC120280426 gene encoding cell surface glycoprotein 1, whose product MLFSHISIYLSIYRSKYLNIEISNTNFFLPLRISSMDRSLSRFWFWTQPRQPARPAARRQPSARPPPPRRDPRTPTPSPPERSPPRETTESPPLSRTPSKRQSSTPDASPEPTLSRTDSKRKLESPKTSRPPPSPTFSTEQTQTQAQAIPRVHEPKESPKDSIEVQTPKVTKPPPSPTFSTEQTQTQTQTQAIPQLHEPKESPKDSIEVQTPKAIKPPSPSPSPSPSPSPSPSSARTQAPAIPQVHEPKQPSKDSIETQTPKTAPSPSPFRSRSPSPKTSPSPSPFHSRSPTPKTSPSPVRSPSPTPSPSTYLTPTPSPSPSPTPSLSPTPTPSPSPSPTPTPTPTPTPSPSPSPSPSPSTSTSTSTSTYLSLSPSPSPTSKTTPSPVQSPSPSPTLPPTPPPSPALQTTPSPVRSPSPTPTPTPTPTPKTAPSSSPARTPSPSTQTKAPVILQAHEPKEPYNSIDKLTPKTTKTPSPSQSPKFSSQPVSQAYEKQVQPSTQVQDEILSQVTSQPVKEPKQPEGLEPKSVPTYPTEKQTTPENGTMATKEEKPNINIQEDQKEENIEEPPKSPERKTKIVSIQDEEHKPKPEMAMPEMLQIGITQEREQIIEPKPSSIRLDSEPPIPPPDASRLITKMRISKQKKRDEQDDSDGEEPRRNGFNGKESKIKISGIPPDSSPTGEQPTFQAEIKEGISKLVEKLSINHSELLGNGNGVTIVTLAGENKGASMVIGFDRLTKDSSNNIQRETQANRNVDKKQREESTHARDEIPPISASINSNVQSVNNSLLHESSCNEENPGVHLVFSSKPMTPAKMNGKPESTEKVEAIPKTVQAQKLTYTPRVRRRCLRGLLLESSESDQEDPQKPQRHGCRVRCDGKNNMKADIEDASASINNERNNNERNIN is encoded by the coding sequence ATGTTATTCTCtcatatatctatttatttatctatctatcgATCTAAATATCTAAATATCGAGATATCAAACACCAATTTTTTTCTTCCCCTCCGCATTTCTTCCATGGACAGATCACTGTCGCGTTTCTGGTTCTGGACTCAACCGCGTCAACCAGCAAGACCTGCAGCCCGACGACAACCTTCAGCAAGGCCACCACCACCCCGGAGAGATCCCCGAACTCCTACGCCATCACCTCCTGAGAGATCTCCTCCTCGCGAGACCACTGAATCACCACCACTATCTCGAACACCTTCAAAACGACAATCTTCGACCCCTGATGCCTCTCCAGAACCCACATTGTCTCGAACCGACTCAAAGAGGAAACTGGAGAGTCCAAAAACCTCCAGGCCTCCTCCATCTCCGACATTCTCTACtgaacaaacacaaacacaagcaCAAGCTATTCCCCGGGTACATGAACCGAAAGAGTCTCCGAAGGATTCAATAGAGGTACAAACTCCAAAAGTCACTAAACCTCCTCCATCTCCAACATTCTCTACtgaacaaacacaaacacaaacacaaacacaagctaTTCCCCAGTTACATGAACCGAAAGAGTCTCCAAAGGATTCTATAGAGGTACAAACACCAAAAGCCATTAaacctccatctccatctccatctccatctccatctccatctccatctccttccTCTGCACGAACACAGGCCCCGGCTATTCCTCAAGTGCATGAACCAAAACAACCTTCTAAGGATTCTATAGAGACACAAACTCCAAAAACcgctccatctccatctccattccGTTCTCGATCCCCATCTCCAAAAACCagtccatctccatctccattccATTCTCGATCCCCAACTCCAAAAACCAGTCCATCTCCAGTTCGAAGTCCATCTCCGACTCCATCTCCATCCACATATCTAACTCCAACTCCATCTCCCTCCCCGTCTCCAACTCCATCTCTATCCCCAACTCCAACTCCATCTCCGTCCCCGTCTCCGACTCCGACTCCAACTCCAACTCCAACTCCGTCTCCGTCTCCATCTCCGTCTCCGTCTCCGTCCACATCCACATCCACATCCACATCCACATATCTGTCCCTGTCCCCGTCCCCATCTCCAACTTCAAAAACCACTCCATCTCCAGTTCAAagtccatctccatctccaactCTACCTCCAACTCCACCCCCGTCTCCAGCTTTACAAACCACTCCATCTCCAGTGCGAAGTCCATCTCCAACTCCAACTCCAACTCCAACTCCAACTCCAAAAACCGCACCATCTTCATCCCCAGCTCGAACTCCATCTCCATCCACACAAACAAAGGCCCCTGTAATTCTTCAAGCACATGAACCAAAAGAACCTTACAATTCAATAGACAAACTCACTCCAAAAACCACTAAAACTCCATCTCCATCTCAGTCTCCAAAATTTTCTTCACAACCAGTTAGTCAAGCATACGAGAAACAAGTTCAGCCTAGCACTCAAGTACAAGATGAAATCCTAAGCCAGGTAACTTCCCAGCCAGTTAAAGAACCAAAACAGCCAGAGGGTTTGGAGCCTAAATCAGTACCTACTTATCCTACAGAAAAGCAAACAACCCCAGAAAATGGAACCATggcaacaaaagaagaaaaacccaaCATAAATATACAAGAAGACCAGAAAGAGGAAAATATCGAGGAGCCTCCCAAAAGCCCggaaagaaaaactaaaatcGTAAGCATTCAAGACGAGGAGCACAAGCCAAAACCAGAAATGGCAATGCCCGAGATGCTTCAGATAGGAATAACACAAGAAAGGGAGCAAATAATTGAACCAAAACCATCAAGCATCAGGTTAGATTCTGAGCCACCAATTCCTCCTCCTGATGCAAGCAGGCTCATAACCAAAATGAGAATTTCCAAGCAAAAAAAGCGGGATGAGCAAGATGATTCAGATGGTGAGGAACCAAGAAGAAATGGTTTCAACGGAAAGGAAagcaaaatcaaaatttcaggCATCCCTCCAGATTCATCTCCCACAGGCGAACAACCCACGTTTCAAGCAGAGATAAAAGAAGGAATATCCAAATTGGTTGAGAAGCTGAGCATCAACCATTCTGAGTTACTGGGTAACGGAAATGGTGTTACCATTGTGACATTAGCAGGTGAAAACAAGGGAGCATCCATGGTTATTGGTTTCGATCGCTTAACCAAGGACAGCTCCAACAATATTCAAAGAGAAACACAGGCAAACAGAAATGTCGACAAGAAACAAAGGGAAGAATCTACTCATGCAAGGGATGAAATCCCACCAATCAGTGCAAGCATAAACAGTAATGTCCAGAGCGTCAACAACTCACTACTGCATGAAAGTTCTTGCAATGAGGAGAATCCAGGAGTACACTTGGTTTTCTCAAGCAAGCCAATGACGCCGGCAAAAATGAATGGAAAGCCAGAAAGCACTGAAAAAGTTGAGGCTATTCCAAAAACAGTCCAAGCTCAGAAACTGACCTATACACCAAGAGTTAGAAGACGATGCCTTCGAGGACTTCTCCTTGAATCAAGTGAGAGTGATCAAGAGGACCCTCAAAAGCCCCAACGCCATGGATGCCGTGTCCGCTGCGATGGGAAGAACAATATGAAGGCTGACATTGAGGATGCCTCGGCAAGCATCAACAATGAGAGGAATAACAATGAGAGGAATATCAACTAA
- the LOC120280739 gene encoding uncharacterized protein LOC120280739 has protein sequence METLNEEVEEYSWREVLLPSLIPKVPEPELERETGERRRGRDIIIAVDHGPNSKHAFDWALVHLCRLADTLHLVHSVSDVNNQVVYDTSQVLMENLAVEAFQVALVRTKARIVEGDAGKAICKEADRLKPAAVVMGTRGRSLIQSVLQGSVSEYCFHNCKSAPVIIVPGKDAGDESII, from the exons atggagacTTTGAATGAGGAGGTAGAGGAGTATAGCTGGAGAGAGGTGCTACTCCCCAGCCTCATCCCCAAAGTGCCGGAGCCGGAGCTGGAGAGAGAGACCGGCGAGCGCCGCCGTGGCCGTGACATCATCATCGCCGTCGATCATGGGCCCAATAGCAAGCACGCCTTCGATTGGGCCCTTGTTCATCTTTGCCGCCTCGCTGATACCCTTCACCTTGTTCACTCCGTCTCCG atgTGAATAATCAGGTGGTATATGACACTAGTCAAGTTTTGATGGAAAATCTTGCTGTTGAGGCCTTCCAGGTTGCCTTG GTGAGGACAAAGGCACGTATAGTGGAGGGTGACGCCGGGAAGGCGATATGCAAGGAAGCAGACAGGTTGAAGCCTGCAGCCGTTGTGATGGGGACACGTGGCAGAAGTCTTATCCAAAG TGTGTTGCAAGGGAGTGTTAGTGAATATTGTTTCCATAACTGCAAATCAGCACCAGTGATCATTGTGCCAGGAAAAG aTGCTGGTGATGAGTCCATCATTTAA
- the LOC120280682 gene encoding pentatricopeptide repeat-containing protein At1g79540 produces MRALIPKCYKKSLISHLRARISLFSDPISIPIPLIPRIPPRRSLHDLPKHFTEAPNPSNSLLSSKILQSDPSPIAEAEEEDGPMNEFLSRFVFAIRPKLTAAFPDLARETLDAMLLLICQKVLAELDGAAAPAVGSVELSPDLWETVQEIANSVHEAMKKDRLREEIKKYLHCDEVKEMCRFAGDVGIRGDFLRELRFKWAREKLEEVEFYRELDRIRAQAQKGDENEGIEEENRGKPELTALPERKGRIKYKIYGLDLSDPKWAEVAERVEEAEKHIVPEEPKPIVGKSKKVDENILSLDAVKDDPLPVLEEWKGLVGPKRVDWVALLDRIKEKSSALYFKVAEHLLIEESFEAGIRDYWRLIDSHSKADCLKEAERILQKMIEKGITPDVLTCITLVHMYSKTGNLERTKEAFDSLRQQGFQPDFKVYNSMIMAYVKAGNPKSGESMAREMEARDIQPTKEIYMELLRAFAQQGQVDGAQRIVNTMEFSGIQRCVESSTLLVEAYGKSGDPDQARKLFDLMMKSGLKPDDRCTASMIRAYATKNQLDKALDLLLNLEKDGFRPGTAIYTVLVDWMGRLQMIEEAEHFLNNIREKGEDPPFEIHVSLCDMYCSAGIKEKTRENLKILEEKKHLLKADEFERIVSSLLDGGFVNDAKRMHNLMQAQGFPPSEALRVRISASQSIPSQRPSKSRSGKPRY; encoded by the exons ATGCGAGCCCTAATCCCCAAATGTTACAAGAAATCCCTAATCTCGCATCTTCGAGCTCGAATCTCTCTCTTCTCGGATCCAATCTCAATTCCTATACCCTTAATCCCTCGCATTCCACCTCGTCGATCGCTCCATGACCTCCCGAAACACTTCACCGAAGCTCCAAATCCCTCAAACTCTCTCCTTTCCTCCAAAATCCTGCAATCCGATCCTTCCCCGATCGCtgaagccgaagaagaagatggGCCCATGAACGAGTTCCTCTCCCGATTCGTCTTTGCTATCCGGCCAAAGCTCACTGCCGCATTCCCGGACCTCGCGCGAGAAACACTCGACGCCATGCTTCTTCTCATCTGCCAGAAGGTACTGGCCGAGCTCGATGGTGCCGCGGCGCCAGCCGTTGGTTCTGTTGAGCTGAGCCCTGATCTCTGGGAAACCGTTCAGGAAATCGCGAACTCGGTGCATGAAGCGATGAAAAAGGATAGGCTGAGAGAAGAGATCAAGAAGTACTTGCATTGCGATGAGGTGAAGGAGATGTGCCGCTTCGCTGGAGATGTTGGCATTCGTGGGGATTTTCTTCGCGAGCTTCGGTTCAAGTGGGCGAGAGAGAAGTTGGAGGAGGTGGAGTTTTACAGAGAATTGGATAGAATTCGAGCGCAAGCCCAAAAAGGAGATGAAAATGAAGGgattgaagaagaaaacagAGGAAAGCCGGAGCTTACTGCATTGCCGGAGAGGAAGGGGAGGATTAAGTACAAGATTTATGGCTTGGATTTATCAGACCCGAAGTGGGCAGAGGTGGCAGAGAGGGTGGAGGAAGCCGAGAAGCACATTGTGCCAGAAGAGCCAAAGCCGATTGTTGGAAAGTCCAAAAAGGTGGATGAAAATATCCTTTCTTTGGACGCTGTGAAGGATGATCCTTTGCCGGTTTTGGAAGAGTGGAAAGGGCTTGTTGGACCAAAGAGGGTAGATTGGGTTGCATTGCTTGACAGAATCAAAGAAAAGAGCAGTGCTTTGTATTTCAAG GTTGCCGAACACCTTTTGATAGAGGAATCCTTTGAGGCAGGCATTCGTGATTATTGGAGATTAATAGACTCTCATTCAAAGGCCGATTGCTTGAAGGAAGCTGAGAGAATTCTCCAGAAAATGATAGAGAAGGGTATAACGCCCGATGTTCTGACATGCATCACCTTAGTTCATATGTATAGCAAAACAGGAAACCTAGAACGCACGAAAGAGGCGTTTGACAGCTTAAGGCAACAAGGTTTCCAACCAGATTTCAAGGTCTACAACTCCATGATCATGGCCTATGTGAAGGCTGGCAATCCAAAGTCTGGAGAGTCAATGGCGAGAGAAATGGAAGCAAGGGATATCCAACCTACCAAAGAGATCTACATGGAATTGCTGCGAGCGTTTGCACAACAAGGCCAGGTTGATGGTGCACAAAGGATTGTCAACACTATGGAGTTCTCCGGAATCCAACGATGTGTAGAATCTTCCACCTTGCTTGTGGAGGCCTATGGAAAGTCCGGTGATCCTGATCAAGCCCGCAAACTATTTGATCTTATGATGAAGTCTGGTCTTAAACCAGATGATCGTTGCACTGCTAGCATGATCAGAGCTTATGCTACGAAGAATCAGCTGGACAAGGCCTTGGACCTGCTTTTGAATCTAGAGAAGGATGGTTTCCGGCCGGGGACAGCCATATACACTGTTTTGGTCGACTGGATGGGAAGGTTGCAGATGATAGAGGAGGCCGAGCACTTTCTGAACAATATTAGGGAGAAGGGCGAAGACCCGCCCTTTGAGATTCATGTGAGCCTGTGTGACATGTACTGCAGTGCAGGAATTAAGGAGAAAACACGCGAAAACCTCAAAATTCTCGAAGAGAAGAAACATTTGTTGAAAGCAGATGAGTTTGAGAGGATTGTGAGTAGTCTTTTAGATGGTGGTTTTGTCAACGATGCAAAGAGGATGCATAACTTGATGCAGGCTCAGGGCTTTCCACCATCAGAGGCTTTGAGAGTTAGAATTTCAGCTTCTCAATCTATTCCTAGCCAGAGACCAAGCAAAAGCAGAAGTGGTAAACCACGCTATTAA
- the LOC120280862 gene encoding transcription factor bHLH63-like codes for MLHCMASSSTSTSTSTSSSYLSVFERQKTWFKSQQQQQQQHQANYLINESLNSLYQPSDSHTMNYQQELYDQLPSLNSGWPDLSSLTGDPVSKKRKAETSRSSSPNNNVTEEEFNKTEKRIKGDAEITAALLSDHQDKKIKESSTQKSDYIHVRARRGQATDSHSLAERVRREKISARMRYLQDLVPGCNRITGKAGMLDEIINYVQSLQRQVEFLSMKLAAMNPRLDFGIGDLIDKEINAMTMSNMIPPGIIGMSSEVVDHSCFQFSSSQQGMNSSNADLLQRTENSSVPMPEQFLDSCFNIHGASSTWNTDLNCIHDLGYSFQLYQGNVIANNLKMEI; via the exons ATGCTTCATTGCAtggcttcttcttctacttctacttCTACTTCTACTTCCTCCTCTTATCTCTCTGTTTTTGAGAGACAAAAAACTTGGTTCaaatcacaacaacaacaacaacaacaacatcaagccAACTACTTGATCAATGAGTCTCTGAATTCACTTTACCAACCAAGTGATTCTCATACCATGAATTACCAACAAGAGCTTTATGATCAACTTCCTTCACTAAATTCCGGTTGGCCGGACCTCTCTTCGCTCACCGGAGACCCCGTTTCAAAGAAACGAAAAGCCGAaacatcaagatcttcaagccCAAAT AACAATGTAACAGAAGAAGAATTCAATAAAACAGAGAAAAGAATAAAAGGAGATGCCGAAATAACTGCGGCATTATTATCTGATCATCAGGATAAAAAGATAAAGGAATCATCAACTCAAAAGTCTGATTATATTCATGTTAGAGCTCGCCGTGGTCAAGCCACTGATAGTCATAGTTTGGCTGAAAGA GTGAGAAGAGAAAAGATCAGTGCAAGAATGAGGTACTTGCAAGACTTAGTTCCTGGTTGTAATAGAATTACCGGAAAAGCCGGAATGCTCGATGAAATCATTAATTATGTTCAATCTCTTCAGAGACAAGTCGAg TTCTTATCGATGAAGCTCGCCGCGATGAATCCAAGGCTTGATTTCGGTATCGGTGACTTGATCGACAAAGAG ATAAATGCAATGACAATGAGTAATATGATTCCGCCGGGGATCATCGGAATGTCGTCGGAGGTTGTGGATCATTCTTGCTTTCAGTTTAGTTCATCTCAACAGGGTATGAACTCTTCGAATGCCGACCTTCTTCAGAGGACTGAAAACTCTTCGGTACCGATGCCGGAGCAATTCTTGGATTCATGCTTCAAT ATTCATGGAGCTTCTTCAACTTGGAATACTGATTTAAACTGCATCCATGATCTGGGATACTCATTTCAGTTATATCAAG GTAATGTTATAGCTAACAATCTGAAGATGGAGATATGA